The following are encoded together in the Pedobacter steynii genome:
- the bioA gene encoding adenosylmethionine--8-amino-7-oxononanoate transaminase, whose protein sequence is MSLTERDQKVIWHPYTQMKNALPHIPVVRGEGVYLFDEDGKKYIDAVSSWWVNIHGHAHPHIAKKVAEQLSVLEHVIFAGFTHEPAVQLAERLLELLPGDQEKVFYTDNGSTSVEVALKMCLQYWSNTGHKGRTRIIAFKEAYHGDTFGAMSVSGRSIFTDPFKSMLFEVEFIDLPTEKNIEQLKSKINYLSNEVACFIFEPMVLGAGGMLMYEAEYLDQLIETCQKHGILTIADEVMTGFGRTGTYFACETLHSKPDIFCLSKGLTGGTMPLGVTTCNQKIFDAFLSDDKLKTLYHGHSFTANPVACAASLASLDILLSAETLPNIQRIKRKNEAFATQIKEHPKVRDVRQKGTILVLEWETGNDTSYLSSLRNQLYLYFLERGIILRPLGNTIYILPPYIISDEDLDYIYQTIQQALNDI, encoded by the coding sequence ATGAGCTTAACAGAACGAGATCAGAAAGTAATCTGGCATCCTTATACCCAAATGAAGAATGCCTTACCACATATTCCTGTTGTTCGGGGAGAAGGGGTTTACTTATTTGATGAAGATGGGAAGAAATACATAGATGCGGTTTCGAGCTGGTGGGTAAATATCCATGGACATGCACATCCGCATATTGCAAAAAAGGTGGCGGAACAGCTGAGTGTACTGGAACATGTGATCTTTGCCGGATTTACACATGAACCGGCAGTACAGCTGGCAGAACGCCTACTGGAGCTGCTTCCTGGTGATCAGGAAAAGGTTTTTTATACGGATAATGGTTCTACATCAGTGGAGGTGGCTTTGAAAATGTGCCTTCAGTACTGGTCCAATACCGGACATAAAGGACGTACCAGGATCATTGCCTTTAAGGAAGCTTATCATGGCGATACTTTTGGTGCGATGTCGGTAAGCGGACGCAGTATTTTTACTGATCCTTTTAAATCCATGTTGTTTGAAGTGGAATTTATAGACCTGCCTACAGAAAAAAATATAGAACAGCTAAAGTCGAAAATTAATTACCTGAGTAATGAAGTGGCCTGTTTTATCTTTGAACCGATGGTACTTGGCGCCGGAGGAATGCTGATGTACGAGGCGGAGTACCTGGATCAACTGATCGAAACTTGTCAGAAGCACGGAATCCTGACCATTGCCGATGAAGTAATGACCGGATTTGGACGTACAGGAACTTATTTCGCCTGTGAAACCTTGCACTCAAAACCCGATATTTTCTGTCTTTCAAAAGGATTGACAGGAGGGACTATGCCCCTTGGCGTAACCACCTGTAATCAAAAAATATTCGATGCTTTTTTAAGTGATGATAAACTTAAAACTTTGTATCACGGGCATTCATTTACGGCAAACCCGGTAGCTTGTGCCGCTTCACTGGCCAGTCTGGATATCCTGCTTAGCGCGGAAACTTTACCTAATATTCAAAGGATAAAGCGTAAAAATGAAGCCTTTGCCACTCAGATTAAGGAGCATCCTAAAGTTCGGGATGTGCGGCAGAAAGGCACCATTCTTGTGCTGGAATGGGAAACCGGAAATGATACTTCTTACCTGAGCAGCCTCCGCAATCAATTGTATCTTTATTTTCTGGAAAGAGGCATTATCCTGAGGCCACTGGGCAATACCATTTATATTTTGCCCCCATATATCATCAGTGATGAAGATCTGGACTATATTTACCAAACAATTCAACAAGCATTAAACGATATATAA
- the pdeM gene encoding ligase-associated DNA damage response endonuclease PdeM, with protein MTISCNGEELILCRERAIYWTAQKTLIISDLHIGKAAHFRKHGIQVPSSIGHDDLQRLSKLIALYDPQTLLITGDMFHDKINSDVALFSDWRKEFGTLKILLIKGNHDKLAVSNYRSLDIELVQKELISAPFRFIHDQPELSGQPYYTISGHIHPGVTVYGKARQRLNFPCFYFGENHAILPAFSAFTGLSRIHPQKNDRFYAITPSGIVAL; from the coding sequence ATGACGATCAGCTGTAACGGAGAAGAATTGATATTGTGTAGGGAAAGGGCCATATATTGGACTGCTCAAAAGACATTGATCATTAGTGACCTCCATATCGGAAAAGCGGCACACTTCCGGAAACATGGCATCCAGGTTCCATCCAGCATCGGTCATGATGACCTGCAAAGGCTAAGTAAGCTGATTGCCCTTTATGATCCTCAAACCCTCCTCATTACGGGAGACATGTTTCATGATAAAATCAATAGTGATGTCGCTTTATTTTCGGACTGGAGAAAGGAGTTCGGTACTTTAAAAATTTTGCTGATCAAAGGCAATCACGATAAGCTGGCGGTCAGCAATTACCGGTCGCTGGACATTGAACTGGTGCAGAAAGAGCTGATATCCGCTCCTTTTCGCTTCATCCATGACCAGCCGGAATTGTCAGGTCAGCCGTACTATACGATTTCCGGACATATTCATCCCGGGGTAACGGTTTATGGAAAAGCCAGACAAAGGCTAAACTTTCCTTGTTTTTATTTCGGAGAAAACCATGCCATATTACCGGCATTCAGTGCCTTCACCGGATTGAGCAGGATCCATCCTCAAAAGAATGACCGCTTTTATGCGATCACTCCTTCGGGTATTGTTGCACTTTAA
- a CDS encoding ligase-associated DNA damage response DEXH box helicase codes for MELEKSKGYKEVIKWLKLSRKKPFQFQTDAWQYYAEGYCGLVNAPTGFGKTFSLFLAVVIEELNSRAAQAAVKPKIKATKKAARAVTGLKLIWITPLRALAKDLARAMREVCAELELDWQVSVRNGDTTAAEKLKQKKQMPEVLIITPESMHLLLAQKNTDTHFHQLQCIVADEWHELLGSKRGVMAELAISRIKGIVGEKHPERLLRIWGISATIGNMEQALEVLVPDQDVFKIIVKAEVDKKIEIRSILPDHIDMLPWAGHLGHKLAHKLLPIIHKSKTTLIFTNTRGQAELWYQNLLTLDENLAGLIAIHHGSIDYELRNWIEDSLHSGALKAVISTSSLDLGVDFKPVDTVVQIGSPKGVARFLQRAGRSGHSPHETSVIYFLPTHALELVEAAAIKEAAKTQQIEIRDPIVMAFDTLIQYLVTLAVGDGFDDQKIYREVKATHAFSELLPSEWGWVMQFITSGGDSLAAYTEFSKVLKKEGLWKVESRQIAMRHRLHIGTIVSDPMLKVKYLGGGYIGMVEESFISKLKAGNSFSLAGRVLEFIMVKEMTALVRRSKLKRAITPSWMGGRISLSANLGSILRKKYNETLDKNHQDEELDIILPLFERQAKVSHVPKSDEFLIELIHTKDGYHFFAYPFEGRQVHEVMAALIAYRLSRKTQISFSIAMNDYGFELLSEYPIPVDEKNINTLFSPENLGEDIVASINSTEMAKRKFRDIACISGLVFQGFPGKYTANKHLQSSAALFFNVFSDYDKHNLLLRQAYDEAFYQQIEEPRLLAALQRIQRSKIILVKPESYTPLCFPIKVDSLRENMSTEELEKRIARMTAESKKKNDDQL; via the coding sequence ATGGAACTAGAAAAGAGCAAAGGATACAAAGAGGTCATCAAATGGCTTAAACTGAGCAGGAAAAAACCTTTTCAGTTCCAGACTGATGCCTGGCAATATTATGCAGAAGGGTATTGCGGCCTGGTGAATGCCCCGACGGGGTTTGGAAAGACCTTTTCTCTTTTCCTCGCTGTAGTGATTGAGGAACTGAACAGTCGTGCAGCACAGGCTGCTGTAAAGCCCAAAATAAAAGCCACAAAAAAAGCAGCAAGAGCAGTTACCGGATTAAAGCTGATCTGGATTACTCCCCTGCGTGCGCTGGCTAAAGATCTGGCACGTGCCATGCGGGAAGTTTGTGCAGAACTGGAACTGGACTGGCAGGTTTCCGTAAGAAACGGCGATACTACCGCAGCAGAAAAACTGAAACAGAAGAAACAGATGCCGGAGGTCCTGATCATCACTCCAGAAAGCATGCACCTGCTCTTAGCCCAGAAAAACACCGATACACATTTCCATCAGCTCCAATGTATAGTTGCCGATGAGTGGCATGAGCTCCTGGGCAGTAAACGCGGTGTAATGGCTGAACTGGCCATTTCCAGAATCAAAGGAATTGTCGGAGAAAAACATCCGGAAAGGCTGCTCAGAATCTGGGGGATCTCTGCAACGATCGGAAATATGGAACAGGCCCTCGAAGTCCTTGTTCCGGATCAGGATGTCTTTAAAATCATCGTCAAGGCAGAGGTCGATAAGAAAATCGAGATCAGGTCCATCCTGCCTGATCACATTGATATGCTTCCCTGGGCCGGACACCTGGGGCATAAGCTGGCGCATAAACTTTTACCCATCATCCATAAAAGTAAAACCACCCTCATTTTCACCAATACCCGCGGACAGGCCGAATTATGGTACCAGAACCTGCTGACGCTGGATGAAAATCTGGCCGGATTAATTGCAATACACCACGGCTCTATCGATTATGAATTGCGCAACTGGATTGAAGACTCCCTGCATTCCGGTGCACTGAAGGCGGTCATCAGTACCTCCTCTCTGGATTTGGGTGTGGATTTCAAACCCGTAGACACAGTGGTGCAAATTGGCTCTCCAAAGGGTGTAGCCCGTTTTTTGCAACGCGCCGGCCGTAGTGGTCATTCTCCTCATGAAACCTCGGTGATTTACTTTTTACCTACTCACGCCCTGGAGCTGGTGGAGGCGGCAGCCATAAAAGAAGCGGCTAAAACGCAACAGATAGAAATCAGGGACCCTATAGTGATGGCTTTCGACACCCTGATCCAATACCTGGTTACACTGGCTGTGGGCGATGGTTTTGATGATCAGAAGATCTACAGGGAAGTAAAAGCAACTCATGCTTTCAGCGAATTACTCCCTTCAGAATGGGGATGGGTAATGCAGTTCATTACCTCCGGCGGCGATAGCCTGGCGGCTTATACAGAATTTAGTAAAGTCTTAAAAAAAGAAGGCTTATGGAAAGTGGAAAGCCGTCAGATTGCCATGCGGCACCGCCTGCATATCGGAACAATAGTAAGTGATCCCATGCTCAAAGTAAAATATCTTGGCGGTGGATACATTGGCATGGTAGAGGAATCTTTTATCTCCAAACTGAAAGCGGGGAATAGTTTTAGTCTTGCAGGCCGGGTGCTGGAATTTATTATGGTAAAGGAAATGACAGCTTTAGTCAGACGTAGTAAACTGAAAAGAGCCATCACTCCCAGCTGGATGGGCGGAAGGATTTCTCTAAGTGCCAACCTGGGCAGTATCCTAAGGAAAAAATACAATGAAACCCTGGATAAAAACCATCAGGATGAAGAACTTGACATCATCCTTCCCTTATTCGAACGTCAGGCAAAGGTCTCTCATGTTCCTAAAAGTGATGAATTTCTGATTGAACTGATCCATACCAAAGATGGTTATCATTTTTTCGCTTATCCTTTTGAAGGCAGACAGGTGCATGAAGTAATGGCGGCATTAATTGCCTACAGGCTAAGCCGTAAAACCCAGATCAGCTTTTCCATTGCGATGAATGACTATGGATTTGAGCTGTTGAGCGAATATCCGATTCCGGTGGACGAAAAAAACATCAACACTTTATTTAGTCCGGAAAACCTTGGAGAAGACATTGTAGCCAGCATCAATTCTACGGAAATGGCAAAACGTAAATTCAGGGATATCGCCTGCATCTCCGGACTGGTATTCCAGGGTTTTCCGGGTAAATATACCGCCAATAAACACCTCCAATCTTCTGCCGCATTATTTTTCAATGTTTTTAGTGATTATGACAAACATAATTTATTATTGCGCCAGGCTTATGATGAGGCTTTCTATCAGCAGATTGAAGAGCCCAGGTTACTGGCTGCCTTACAACGCATACAGCGGAGTAAAATCATCCTGGTAAAACCGGAAAGCTATACTCCTCTTTGTTTTCCGATTAAGGTTGACAGTTTAAGGGAGAACATGAGTACGGAAGAGCTGGAAAAAAGAATAGCAAGAATGACTGCGGAATCAAAAAAGAAAAATGACGATCAGCTGTAA
- a CDS encoding ATP-dependent DNA ligase encodes MKRFTALIAQLELSNKTNDKIAALVRYFNEAEDLDKPYVIAMFTGKRPRRPVSTALMKEWAINLSGIPAWLFAESYHSVGDLSETIALILPPPTSTTDLPLHQWINALAALNGQDDESKKRFIERAWDSLDMQERFVFNKLISGNFRIGVSNKMLVNALAKQSDLESNQIMHSIMGKWKPDEISYQELIAGAHVDTDRSWPYPFCLAYALDTEPQSLGNIKEWQAEWKWDGIRGQIVKRGGELFIWSRGEELVTDQFPELHFLIDHLEDGTVLDGEILSVKEGKIQPFSLLQQRLNRKTISKAQLLAAPIAFYVYDLLEYQGADQRGKTLQVRRDQLTTVIKNTGNQEAIVISPVINVESWEALALLRADSRLQNSEGLMLKKLDSLYHSGRKRGDWWKWKINPYTVDAVMIYAQKGSGRRANFFTDYTFAVRDGEQLITIAKAYSGLTDQEIKEVDAFVRKNAIEKFGPVRTVKPELVFEIAFEGIAESKRHKAGLALRFPRIARWRKDKKAAEINTLEDLRQLLQSTL; translated from the coding sequence TTGAAACGTTTTACCGCACTGATCGCTCAGCTGGAATTGAGCAATAAGACCAACGATAAGATCGCTGCCCTGGTTCGTTATTTTAATGAAGCAGAGGACCTGGACAAACCATATGTGATCGCCATGTTTACCGGAAAAAGACCCCGGCGACCAGTCAGCACAGCGCTTATGAAAGAGTGGGCCATCAACCTGAGTGGTATCCCAGCCTGGTTATTTGCAGAAAGTTACCACAGTGTAGGTGACCTCAGTGAAACCATTGCGCTGATCCTTCCCCCTCCTACAAGCACCACTGATCTTCCCTTACACCAATGGATCAATGCACTTGCAGCGCTCAATGGTCAGGATGATGAAAGCAAGAAAAGATTTATTGAGCGCGCCTGGGACAGCCTGGATATGCAGGAAAGATTCGTCTTTAATAAGCTCATTTCCGGCAATTTCAGAATCGGCGTTTCCAACAAGATGCTGGTCAATGCGCTGGCAAAACAAAGCGATCTGGAAAGCAATCAGATTATGCACAGCATTATGGGCAAGTGGAAACCTGATGAAATCAGTTATCAGGAACTAATTGCCGGTGCACATGTAGATACCGACCGGTCCTGGCCCTATCCTTTTTGCCTTGCTTATGCTTTGGATACGGAACCACAATCTCTCGGTAACATTAAGGAATGGCAGGCAGAATGGAAATGGGATGGCATCCGCGGACAAATTGTGAAACGCGGCGGAGAACTCTTCATCTGGTCGCGGGGGGAAGAACTTGTAACCGATCAGTTTCCGGAATTACATTTCCTCATCGATCATCTGGAAGACGGGACTGTGCTGGATGGAGAAATTCTTTCTGTTAAAGAAGGAAAAATACAACCTTTCAGCCTTCTTCAGCAACGGCTAAACAGAAAAACCATTTCCAAAGCACAGCTGCTGGCGGCACCGATTGCCTTTTATGTTTATGATCTTCTGGAATATCAGGGGGCCGACCAAAGAGGAAAAACCCTGCAAGTCCGAAGGGATCAACTTACTACAGTCATAAAAAATACCGGAAATCAGGAGGCAATTGTCATTTCGCCTGTAATCAATGTGGAATCCTGGGAGGCTCTTGCCTTGTTAAGAGCTGATTCCAGATTACAGAACAGTGAAGGACTCATGCTCAAAAAACTCGACTCCCTTTACCATAGCGGCAGAAAAAGAGGTGACTGGTGGAAATGGAAAATCAATCCGTATACGGTAGATGCCGTCATGATATATGCTCAGAAAGGTAGTGGCAGAAGGGCGAATTTTTTCACCGATTATACTTTTGCCGTTCGTGATGGAGAACAGCTCATTACCATTGCCAAGGCTTATTCCGGGCTAACCGATCAGGAGATCAAAGAGGTGGATGCTTTCGTCAGGAAAAATGCCATAGAAAAATTTGGTCCGGTACGTACCGTAAAACCTGAACTTGTGTTTGAAATTGCTTTTGAAGGAATTGCCGAAAGCAAGCGGCATAAAGCTGGCCTCGCTTTACGCTTTCCAAGGATTGCCCGATGGAGAAAAGATAAAAAAGCAGCAGAAATCAATACATTGGAAGACTTAAGACAATTGTTGCAGTCGACCTTATAA
- a CDS encoding ligase-associated DNA damage response exonuclease — protein sequence MALIRFTNKGIYCEQGDFYIDPWKPVKLAVTTHGHADHVKWGNQAYLCHELTKPILLHRLGPELTIQTLAYGEEININGVKLSMFPAGHVIGSAQIRLEYKGEITVVSGDYKVEYDGISTAFEPIKCHTFVSESTFGLPIYKWLPQQLIFDQISTWVNDNQEQHKTSVLIAYSLGKAQRLIKGLSEAGRPIYVHQSIANLNDAFIRSGVTLPETIRIGPEIRKDELQQGIVIVPPALADGRWIKTLQQAATGVCSGWMQVRAGRRWRSADAGFALSDHADWPGLLSAIKATEAEKVFVTHGFTATFSKYLNEIGILAEEVKTQYGAEDDETEIGSPEKQVIKEGID from the coding sequence ATGGCTTTAATCAGATTCACTAATAAGGGCATATACTGCGAGCAGGGCGATTTTTATATCGATCCATGGAAGCCTGTTAAACTTGCAGTGACCACGCATGGACATGCTGATCATGTAAAATGGGGAAACCAGGCTTATCTGTGCCATGAGTTAACAAAGCCTATTTTGCTGCACCGCCTCGGCCCGGAACTGACAATCCAGACCCTTGCTTACGGAGAGGAAATCAATATTAACGGAGTAAAACTAAGCATGTTTCCCGCGGGCCATGTGATCGGTTCCGCACAAATCAGACTTGAATATAAAGGAGAAATAACCGTGGTTTCAGGTGATTACAAAGTAGAATATGATGGGATCAGTACTGCTTTTGAGCCTATAAAATGCCATACCTTTGTTTCTGAAAGTACTTTTGGCCTCCCCATTTATAAGTGGCTACCTCAGCAGCTCATTTTTGATCAGATCAGCACCTGGGTCAATGACAATCAGGAACAGCACAAAACGAGCGTTTTGATCGCCTATAGTCTTGGCAAGGCGCAAAGGTTAATCAAAGGGCTCAGTGAAGCCGGTCGTCCGATCTATGTGCATCAATCTATTGCCAACCTGAATGACGCATTCATACGATCAGGGGTCACACTTCCGGAAACCATCAGAATCGGTCCTGAAATCAGGAAGGATGAACTTCAGCAAGGGATTGTGATTGTTCCGCCTGCCCTTGCCGATGGGCGCTGGATAAAAACACTTCAACAGGCAGCAACAGGAGTTTGTTCCGGATGGATGCAGGTGAGAGCCGGAAGAAGATGGAGAAGTGCCGATGCCGGATTTGCCCTGAGTGACCATGCCGACTGGCCGGGATTGCTTTCGGCGATCAAAGCCACCGAAGCAGAAAAAGTTTTTGTTACCCATGGCTTTACCGCTACTTTTTCAAAATACCTGAACGAGATTGGAATTCTGGCAGAAGAAGTAAAAACACAATACGGTGCAGAAGATGATGAAACGGAAATCGGTTCCCCCGAGAAACAGGTCATAAAGGAGGGCATAGATTGA
- a CDS encoding TonB-dependent receptor, which translates to MPDTNRVVLILLLIALFQYSNAQTRRTVNGNVSDAKTGETLIGASVKLIGPVSAGGITNAYGFYSLNVTDGNYEVSVSFIGYKTVQKTVELSKDTRLNFTLEEDNQLDEVVISATKKNENVSSPQMGLQKINVREINNVPVLLGERDILKTLQLLPGIKSAGEGNSGFYVRGGSTDQNLILLDEAPVYNASHLLGFFSTFNSDAIKDVSVYKGGMPAQYGGRLASVLDIKMNDGNRKEFTAEGGIGLISSRLKVEGPIVKDKGSFMVSARRTYLDAFFKLSSDSSINKNTLYFYDVNAKANYQLDEKNTLYLSGYFGRDKLGLAETFGFNWGNATVTLRWNHLYSNKLFSNTSLIYSNYNYVIQNFMEDNNFEVNSSIKDFNLKQDFEYSLSNDHNLKFGLNLIHHTIAPGKLTSDERSSVNETTYENRKGLESAIYISDEWAVNERLNLVYGFRLSGFSLLGPGNFKTYDAEGNTIQTKSYKSGAFVKNYLNLEPRFSASYQLNTVSSLKGAYTRNVQNIHLMSNSTSTSPTDLYIMNSNNVKPEIADQVALGYFRNFNQDKYEFSAEIYYKQMQNQIEYRSGTDLRGNGNVEADLLYGDGRAYGIELFFKKRFGKFNGWIGYTFSRTERQFDAINEGKWFYAKQDRTHDLSLVGIYKAGPRWTFSSVFVYNTGNAVTYPSGKYQVNGRTAFYYKEKNGYRTPAYHRLDVAATLEGKPGKKLQSSWSFGIYNLYNRQNAFSIDFKDDPDDATRTQVVRTTLFGIIPSVTWNFKF; encoded by the coding sequence ATGCCTGATACCAATAGAGTTGTACTGATACTTTTATTAATTGCCCTGTTTCAATATTCAAATGCCCAGACCAGAAGAACGGTAAATGGAAATGTCAGTGATGCAAAAACCGGAGAAACCTTAATAGGAGCTAGTGTAAAGCTGATCGGGCCGGTTTCTGCCGGCGGAATAACTAACGCCTACGGATTTTATTCTCTCAATGTGACTGATGGCAACTATGAAGTTTCTGTTAGTTTTATTGGGTATAAAACTGTGCAGAAAACGGTAGAACTGTCTAAAGATACCAGGCTGAACTTTACACTGGAAGAAGACAACCAGCTCGATGAGGTGGTCATTTCTGCGACTAAGAAAAATGAAAATGTAAGTAGTCCGCAAATGGGACTGCAAAAGATAAATGTCAGGGAGATCAATAATGTTCCTGTATTATTAGGTGAACGCGATATCCTGAAAACCTTGCAATTGCTGCCCGGAATAAAATCGGCGGGAGAAGGGAATAGCGGCTTCTATGTCAGGGGCGGCTCTACCGATCAGAACCTGATTCTGCTGGATGAAGCACCGGTATACAATGCTTCCCATTTACTGGGTTTCTTTTCTACTTTTAACTCTGATGCGATCAAAGATGTGAGCGTTTATAAGGGGGGAATGCCGGCGCAATATGGCGGAAGGCTGGCCTCGGTGCTGGATATTAAAATGAACGATGGAAACCGTAAGGAGTTTACGGCAGAGGGCGGAATCGGACTGATCTCGTCCAGGCTTAAAGTGGAAGGCCCGATTGTCAAAGACAAAGGCTCTTTTATGGTCAGCGCCAGAAGAACTTATCTGGATGCTTTTTTTAAGCTTTCTTCGGATAGTTCTATCAACAAAAACACCCTTTATTTTTATGATGTTAATGCCAAGGCAAACTATCAGCTGGATGAAAAAAATACCCTGTACCTATCCGGATATTTTGGAAGGGATAAACTTGGCCTTGCCGAAACATTCGGTTTTAACTGGGGAAATGCAACCGTCACTTTGCGCTGGAACCACCTCTATAGCAATAAGCTGTTCTCCAATACTTCTCTTATTTACAGCAATTACAATTATGTCATCCAGAACTTTATGGAGGACAACAATTTTGAGGTCAACTCTTCTATTAAGGACTTTAACCTGAAACAGGATTTTGAGTACAGCCTGAGTAACGACCATAACCTGAAGTTCGGCTTAAACCTGATTCACCATACCATTGCACCTGGAAAACTGACTTCAGATGAGCGTTCAAGCGTCAACGAAACTACTTATGAAAACCGTAAAGGGCTGGAGTCGGCAATTTATATATCAGATGAATGGGCCGTCAATGAGCGGCTAAACCTGGTTTACGGATTCAGATTAAGCGGGTTCTCCCTGTTGGGACCGGGTAATTTTAAAACCTATGACGCTGAGGGAAATACCATTCAGACCAAATCTTATAAATCCGGGGCGTTTGTAAAGAACTATTTAAACCTGGAGCCACGTTTCTCTGCCAGTTATCAATTGAATACGGTAAGTTCCTTAAAGGGAGCCTATACCCGGAACGTTCAGAACATCCACCTGATGTCTAACTCAACTTCCACTTCTCCGACAGACTTATACATCATGAACAGCAATAACGTGAAGCCTGAAATTGCAGATCAGGTTGCTTTGGGGTATTTCAGGAATTTCAACCAAGACAAATATGAGTTTTCTGCGGAGATCTACTATAAACAAATGCAGAACCAGATTGAATACCGAAGCGGGACTGATCTGAGAGGGAATGGAAATGTAGAAGCCGATCTGTTATATGGAGATGGCCGTGCTTACGGTATAGAATTATTTTTTAAGAAAAGATTCGGCAAGTTTAACGGCTGGATTGGTTATACTTTTTCCAGAACTGAGCGGCAGTTTGATGCCATCAATGAAGGCAAATGGTTTTATGCAAAGCAAGACAGAACGCATGACCTCTCACTTGTAGGGATCTATAAAGCTGGTCCACGCTGGACTTTCTCTTCTGTTTTTGTGTATAATACCGGAAATGCGGTGACTTATCCAAGCGGTAAATATCAGGTAAACGGAAGGACAGCGTTTTATTATAAAGAAAAGAACGGATACCGGACTCCGGCTTACCACCGACTGGACGTTGCGGCTACACTGGAAGGCAAACCAGGGAAAAAGCTGCAGTCGAGCTGGTCTTTTGGAATATATAATTTATATAACCGTCAGAATGCATTTTCTATTGACTTTAAGGATGATCCGGATGATGCAACCAGAACACAGGTGGTAAGAACCACTTTATTTGGGATCATTCCTTCGGTAACCTGGAATTTTAAATTTTAG
- a CDS encoding DUF4249 domain-containing protein: MIKEYMKIGNLKKHISSVLVLVVLSVFTSCEKVIDLKLDEAEPVIVIDGGISDLNVNHKIRISKTYSFTEPNKFNGVTGAVVVLTANGENPIVFVEVSPGIYQSPKFKGKSGIRYELTVTFEGKTYKASSIMPARVTLDSLTFKTFNFFGENNSYIVANFSDPAGIPNQYRYILKAKGVIEEDAVSEDRFNDGNKVANVIFYELDDLIKGDSVNVEFQCVDKEVYRYFYSLGQNSGEGGPPVAPANPPSNFSNGALGVFNAHTSSSRTAVIK, encoded by the coding sequence ATGATAAAAGAATATATGAAAATAGGGAATTTAAAAAAACATATCAGTTCAGTGCTGGTACTTGTTGTTTTATCTGTTTTTACCTCCTGTGAGAAAGTTATTGACCTTAAACTGGATGAGGCGGAGCCAGTTATTGTGATTGATGGGGGAATCAGTGACCTGAATGTAAACCATAAAATCAGAATTTCTAAAACGTACAGTTTCACTGAGCCGAATAAGTTTAACGGGGTAACGGGAGCAGTGGTAGTGCTGACCGCAAATGGAGAAAATCCGATAGTATTTGTGGAAGTGTCGCCAGGAATTTATCAAAGCCCCAAGTTCAAGGGGAAATCCGGAATCAGGTATGAGCTGACAGTCACTTTTGAAGGGAAAACCTATAAGGCGAGTTCCATTATGCCGGCAAGGGTTACGCTGGATTCACTGACATTCAAAACATTCAACTTTTTTGGTGAAAATAACAGCTATATCGTTGCCAATTTTTCCGATCCTGCAGGCATTCCCAATCAATATCGTTATATCCTCAAGGCCAAGGGAGTGATTGAAGAAGACGCCGTTAGTGAAGACCGTTTTAATGACGGGAACAAAGTGGCCAACGTTATTTTTTATGAGCTGGATGACCTGATTAAAGGAGATAGCGTCAATGTTGAATTTCAGTGCGTTGATAAAGAGGTATACCGCTATTTTTATAGCCTCGGACAAAATTCAGGAGAAGGAGGGCCACCGGTAGCTCCCGCAAATCCACCATCTAATTTCAGTAATGGTGCCTTAGGTGTATTCAATGCGCATACTTCAAGTTCCAGAACGGCAGTGATCAAATAG